From a single Microbacterium murale genomic region:
- a CDS encoding 6-phosphogluconolactonase, translated as MPLYPLAVHRFSTTHELGHAAGARAAVHIAQAIEERGTARVMLAAAPSQLATLQALAASDVDFSRVEFFHMDDYLGLAPDAPQGFGNWLENNFLSQLSQPAAFYRIDASRPPEESAAAYAEAMGEAEFDVTLCGLGVNGHLAFNDPPADFEDPFAARPVLLDDVSRGQQVDEGHFPDLDAVPAQAITVTIPRLLHARHVICSVLGIAKRQAVADTIAREPDPQYPGTALHTHRDAHLYLDAGSTPDGADDE; from the coding sequence ATGCCGCTGTACCCTCTCGCTGTCCACCGCTTCAGCACGACGCACGAGCTCGGCCATGCCGCCGGCGCCCGTGCGGCCGTGCATATCGCCCAAGCGATCGAAGAGCGCGGCACCGCGCGCGTGATGCTCGCTGCCGCACCTTCACAACTCGCGACTCTGCAGGCGCTCGCCGCATCCGACGTCGACTTCTCGCGTGTGGAGTTCTTCCACATGGACGACTATCTCGGCCTCGCGCCGGATGCACCACAGGGCTTCGGCAACTGGCTGGAGAACAACTTCCTCTCCCAGTTGTCGCAGCCCGCCGCCTTCTACCGCATCGATGCGTCACGCCCGCCGGAGGAAAGCGCCGCCGCCTACGCTGAGGCAATGGGAGAGGCGGAATTCGACGTGACGCTCTGCGGCTTGGGTGTGAACGGCCACCTCGCCTTCAATGATCCTCCGGCGGATTTTGAAGACCCATTCGCCGCGCGCCCGGTGCTCCTCGACGACGTCTCGCGCGGACAGCAGGTCGATGAGGGACACTTCCCAGACCTCGACGCTGTGCCCGCTCAGGCGATCACTGTCACGATTCCCCGGCTGCTGCACGCGCGGCATGTGATCTGCAGTGTTCTCGGCATCGCGAAGCGGCAGGCGGTCGCAGACACGATCGCCCGAGAACCCGACCCGCAATATCCTGGCACCGCTCTGCACACGCACCGCGACGCACATCTCTATCTCGACGCGGGCTCAACCCCCGACGGAGCCGATGATGAGTGA
- a CDS encoding sodium:solute symporter family protein — MGVLDWVVVALYFLVMIAIGIYARSRIKNAADFFVAGGKIPWWLTGISHHMSGYSAAVFVGYAALAYTTGFSVYVWWALSITIACGLGTWLFAPRWPRLRQRLGIISPLEYVAKRFNIATEQVLAWSGVALKVFDVAAKWSASAILLQVFAGVPIGWGILLVGGVTMIYSTIGGVWADVLTDFGQFLIQLVAAIALAVIVMVHLDGFATIWTMWDDLPAGHADPFAGTLTAPFFLAYILISTLSYNGGTWNLAMRMISTPNGREARRSMILSGVLYLVWPLVLFFPMWAAPILLPGLEDPSQSYALLVNNLLPVGLVGLVLVGMFSHTMAMTSSDSNAIASVVVRDIIPMFRKGRSFLPAKAELWFSRFITFLFIAGSMVIALTSDSFGGVLGLLILWFGALVGPVAVPMLLGMLPWFRRSGSAAALISTALGLVTFALNRWVWPGWVESFGANAQAWSVATPVIVSLVSFIAIGLIRSEASVETDALLDSIAADVPEAEVVPTAGYGTAADVSADDARA; from the coding sequence ATGGGTGTGCTCGACTGGGTTGTCGTTGCGCTGTACTTCCTCGTGATGATCGCGATCGGCATCTACGCGAGATCTCGTATCAAGAATGCTGCAGACTTCTTCGTCGCGGGAGGCAAGATCCCTTGGTGGCTGACCGGGATCTCGCACCACATGTCCGGGTACTCGGCCGCGGTCTTCGTCGGCTATGCAGCCCTCGCTTATACGACCGGGTTCTCTGTGTACGTCTGGTGGGCACTGAGCATCACGATCGCCTGTGGTCTCGGTACATGGTTGTTCGCCCCGCGCTGGCCGCGGTTGCGCCAGCGTCTCGGGATCATCTCTCCGCTCGAGTACGTGGCCAAGCGCTTCAACATCGCCACCGAGCAGGTGCTCGCATGGTCGGGCGTGGCCCTGAAGGTCTTCGACGTCGCCGCGAAATGGAGCGCTTCGGCGATCCTGTTGCAGGTGTTCGCTGGCGTGCCGATCGGCTGGGGCATCCTCCTCGTCGGCGGCGTGACGATGATCTACTCGACTATCGGCGGAGTCTGGGCTGACGTGCTCACCGACTTCGGTCAGTTCCTGATCCAGCTGGTCGCAGCCATCGCCCTGGCCGTCATCGTCATGGTCCACCTCGACGGATTCGCGACCATCTGGACGATGTGGGACGACCTTCCGGCCGGTCACGCCGATCCCTTTGCCGGCACGCTGACGGCACCGTTCTTCCTGGCCTACATCCTCATCTCCACCCTCTCCTACAACGGGGGGACGTGGAATCTCGCCATGCGCATGATCTCGACTCCGAACGGTCGTGAAGCGCGACGATCGATGATCCTCTCCGGCGTTCTGTATCTGGTGTGGCCGCTTGTGCTGTTCTTCCCGATGTGGGCGGCGCCGATTCTGTTGCCCGGCCTCGAGGATCCGAGTCAGTCGTACGCGTTGCTGGTGAACAACCTGCTCCCGGTGGGACTTGTCGGTCTCGTGCTGGTCGGCATGTTCAGCCACACCATGGCGATGACTTCGTCCGACTCGAATGCGATCGCCTCAGTCGTCGTGCGAGACATCATCCCGATGTTCCGCAAGGGGCGCAGCTTCCTTCCGGCCAAGGCCGAGTTGTGGTTCAGCCGGTTCATCACCTTCCTCTTCATCGCCGGTTCCATGGTCATCGCACTCACGAGCGACTCCTTCGGCGGCGTTCTCGGCCTGCTGATCCTGTGGTTCGGTGCATTGGTCGGCCCTGTCGCGGTGCCGATGCTGCTCGGGATGCTTCCCTGGTTCCGCCGTTCCGGCTCCGCCGCAGCGCTCATTTCGACCGCCCTCGGCCTGGTCACATTCGCGCTGAACCGATGGGTCTGGCCAGGCTGGGTCGAGTCGTTCGGAGCGAACGCACAGGCCTGGTCGGTCGCCACACCTGTGATCGTCTCTCTCGTCTCATTCATTGCGATCGGCCTCATCCGCTCCGAAGCCAGCGTCGAGACCGACGCGCTGCTCGACTCGATCGCCGCAGATGTTCCGGAAGCCGAAGTCGTGCCCACGGCAGGATACGGAACGGCCGCCGACGTAAGCGCAGACGACGCCCGTGCCTGA
- a CDS encoding cupin domain-containing protein — MTIQPVDVARDEDIEGYLLGSPVSIMREYITTAGRGPRLHRHPYAETFLIHRGRALFTVGEEQVVGTGGQILVVPALVIHRFEVLDGGTYEATHLHANDRFVTEWLE; from the coding sequence ATGACCATTCAGCCCGTGGACGTCGCCCGCGACGAAGACATCGAGGGTTACCTGCTCGGCTCGCCGGTGAGCATCATGCGCGAGTACATCACAACGGCCGGCAGAGGGCCACGGCTGCACAGGCATCCCTATGCGGAGACCTTCCTGATCCACCGGGGGCGGGCGCTGTTCACTGTCGGAGAAGAGCAGGTCGTCGGCACAGGTGGGCAGATCCTCGTCGTGCCCGCGCTCGTGATCCATCGTTTCGAAGTGCTGGACGGCGGCACTTACGAGGCCACCCACCTGCACGCGAACGATCGCTTCGTCACGGAGTGGCTCGAGTAG
- a CDS encoding sugar isomerase domain-containing protein, protein MSEIADEYFDAVTGLMARIRAEEGAGVAQAAGVLAAQIREDRLVHVYGPGGHSNLASQEVFFRAGGLMHVSAILDEGTLLSSGALRSMAMERLPGYGRIVIDDAGLGADDVLVLVNAYGINAALIDAALRAGELGVKVIGVSSRAHAEQTAAEHPARHPSKSNLHDVVDVHIDTKVPVGDAVVKVPGAIEASGAVSTFANAFAMNWLMLETLELLSVDGAEVPMWRSGNAPGGDEANARFIERFSGRVAWL, encoded by the coding sequence ATGAGTGAGATCGCCGACGAGTACTTCGATGCCGTCACCGGACTGATGGCCAGAATCAGGGCCGAGGAGGGTGCAGGTGTCGCGCAGGCCGCGGGTGTGCTCGCGGCCCAGATCCGTGAAGATCGCCTGGTCCACGTCTACGGTCCAGGCGGCCACTCGAATCTCGCCAGCCAGGAGGTCTTCTTCCGCGCGGGTGGGCTCATGCATGTTTCGGCGATCCTCGACGAGGGCACACTGCTGTCATCAGGTGCGCTTCGTTCGATGGCGATGGAACGGCTGCCCGGCTACGGTCGCATCGTGATCGATGATGCGGGACTCGGCGCGGATGACGTGCTCGTGCTCGTGAATGCTTACGGGATCAACGCTGCGCTCATTGACGCGGCGCTACGTGCCGGTGAGCTGGGTGTGAAGGTCATCGGTGTCTCGTCTCGCGCGCACGCAGAGCAGACCGCCGCGGAGCATCCGGCCCGGCATCCGTCGAAGTCGAATCTGCATGACGTCGTCGACGTGCACATCGACACGAAGGTGCCAGTGGGGGATGCCGTCGTGAAGGTGCCCGGCGCGATCGAGGCGTCCGGCGCGGTTTCGACTTTCGCGAATGCCTTCGCGATGAACTGGCTCATGCTGGAGACGCTGGAACTGCTCTCGGTCGATGGCGCAGAGGTGCCGATGTGGCGTTCCGGCAATGCGCCGGGTGGTGACGAGGCGAATGCTCGTTTCATCGAGCGGTTCTCCGGAAGGGTCGCATGGCTGTGA
- a CDS encoding SDR family oxidoreductase: MRINGNTIFIPGATSGIGLALALRLQDAGNQVIIGGRRTELLEEIAAQHPGIDTVRIDTTDAASIAAAASKVIESHPDLNVIVPMAGIMRVEDWTEPGSFLETAEATVTTNLLGPIRLIAAFIEHLLAQPDATIMTVSSGLAFAPLRVTPTYNATKAAIHQLSESLRLQFAGSSVSVVELVPPSVQTELMPGHQDEPTAMPLDEYIDETMNILETQPEATEVQVERVKFLRYGEARGDQEQVIAALNGFAAHAAR; encoded by the coding sequence ATGCGAATCAATGGAAACACCATCTTCATCCCCGGCGCGACCAGCGGCATCGGCCTCGCCCTCGCTCTGCGCTTGCAGGACGCTGGCAACCAGGTCATCATCGGCGGCCGGCGCACCGAGCTGCTCGAGGAGATCGCGGCGCAGCATCCGGGGATCGACACGGTCCGGATCGATACGACGGATGCCGCGTCCATCGCCGCTGCGGCTTCAAAGGTCATCGAGAGTCATCCCGATCTCAACGTGATCGTCCCGATGGCGGGCATCATGCGCGTGGAGGACTGGACCGAGCCCGGCAGCTTCCTCGAGACCGCCGAGGCCACCGTGACGACGAACCTGCTCGGCCCGATCCGATTGATCGCCGCCTTCATCGAGCACCTGCTCGCACAGCCGGATGCCACGATCATGACCGTCTCGTCGGGACTGGCGTTCGCGCCACTGCGCGTCACGCCGACGTACAACGCGACGAAGGCCGCGATCCACCAGCTCAGTGAGTCGTTGCGACTGCAGTTCGCCGGCTCGAGCGTGAGCGTCGTCGAACTCGTGCCGCCGTCTGTGCAGACCGAGCTGATGCCCGGACACCAGGACGAGCCGACAGCGATGCCTCTCGACGAGTACATCGACGAGACGATGAACATCCTGGAGACACAGCCGGAGGCCACCGAAGTGCAGGTCGAGCGCGTGAAGTTCCTGCGTTACGGCGAGGCGCGGGGGGATCAGGAGCAGGTCATTGCGGCGCTGAACGGATTCGCCGCGCACGCCGCGCGCTGA
- a CDS encoding TraR/DksA family transcriptional regulator gives MTDTELHTLLEVLRREANARTETIAAALTELTHDRSTQSDDDEHDPEGVPLSAEWSRLSGLLDGARDELKQVDDALTRMDAGDYGVCANCGRSIPIARLRVRPFATLCVPCAEKLGR, from the coding sequence GTGACCGACACCGAGCTGCACACGTTGCTGGAGGTGCTGCGCCGCGAGGCGAACGCTCGCACGGAGACGATCGCTGCCGCGCTCACCGAGCTGACGCACGATCGCAGCACCCAGAGCGACGACGATGAGCACGACCCGGAGGGCGTGCCGCTGTCAGCCGAATGGTCGCGGCTCAGTGGGCTGCTCGACGGCGCTCGCGACGAGCTGAAGCAGGTCGACGATGCACTCACCCGAATGGATGCCGGCGACTACGGCGTCTGCGCGAACTGCGGTCGCAGCATCCCGATCGCGCGGCTACGTGTGCGGCCGTTCGCCACGCTCTGCGTGCCGTGCGCCGAGAAGCTCGGACGCTGA
- a CDS encoding helix-turn-helix transcriptional regulator, which translates to MDREALAEFLRRHREQLQPGDVGLSTGVRRRAPGLRREEVAQLALMSTDYYTRLEQQRGPQPSTQILSSLARALRLSSDERDYLYRVAGQTVPDRIAPSDHVAPALQRVFDRLDDTPALIISSLGETLVQNALAAALLGDNVGATGLERYEPYRWFAQPEQARAHYPEDDHARNSRAQVAGLRAAYGVMGAGSQAGMLVAELSRRSEEFRALWDRQEVAQRFADHKTLIHPEVGAIEVDCQVLFTEDRGQALLVLTAAPRSEDEEKIRLLRVLGAQRFSTERAPRA; encoded by the coding sequence ATGGATCGTGAAGCCCTCGCCGAGTTCCTCCGCCGACACCGGGAGCAGTTGCAGCCCGGCGACGTCGGGCTGTCGACCGGCGTGCGCCGCCGCGCACCGGGGCTGCGCCGTGAGGAGGTCGCGCAGCTCGCGTTGATGTCCACCGACTACTACACGCGGCTCGAGCAGCAGCGTGGACCCCAGCCGAGCACGCAGATCCTCTCCTCGCTCGCGCGTGCCCTGCGGCTCTCCTCCGACGAGCGCGACTACCTCTATCGCGTCGCGGGGCAAACGGTGCCCGACCGGATAGCGCCATCTGATCACGTCGCGCCGGCACTTCAGCGCGTGTTCGACCGGTTGGACGACACCCCGGCCCTGATCATCTCCAGCCTCGGCGAGACGCTCGTGCAGAACGCGCTGGCCGCTGCACTGCTCGGCGACAACGTCGGCGCCACGGGGCTCGAGCGTTACGAGCCGTACCGCTGGTTCGCGCAGCCCGAGCAGGCGCGAGCGCACTATCCCGAGGACGATCACGCCCGCAACAGTCGTGCGCAGGTCGCGGGGTTGCGCGCGGCATACGGTGTCATGGGCGCGGGGTCGCAGGCCGGGATGCTGGTCGCAGAGCTGTCCCGGCGCAGCGAGGAGTTCCGTGCACTGTGGGATCGGCAGGAGGTCGCCCAGCGATTCGCCGACCACAAGACGCTGATCCACCCCGAGGTGGGAGCGATCGAAGTAGATTGTCAGGTGCTGTTCACCGAAGACCGCGGACAGGCGCTGCTCGTGCTGACCGCCGCGCCCCGTAGCGAGGACGAGGAGAAGATCCGCCTGCTCCGAGTGCTCGGGGCGCAGCGGTTCAGCACTGAGCGGGCGCCGCGGGCCTGA
- the gnd gene encoding phosphogluconate dehydrogenase (NAD(+)-dependent, decarboxylating) yields MQLAMVGLGRMGANIVRRLMRDGHDCVVYDVNADAVAALVAEGAVGADSVADLAAKLEPTRVVWMMVPASLTGSVAEEVAAVLDKGDILIDGGNSNYRDDVRRAAALRERGIEYVDVGTSGGVFGLERGYCLMVGGSDTAFAHIEPVLRTIAPGVGEIERTPGRDGDLTPEEQGYLHCGPSGAGHFVKMVHNGIEYGIMASIAEGLNLLDNADAGVREAEHSAEIAPLEEPEFYQFPIDTEKVSELWRRGSVISSWLLDLTAAALHENPTLNGLAGRVSDSGEGRWTVKAAVDVGVPVPVLAASLFERFSSRDEDLFANQVLSAMRLQFGGHKELPAGDVLEAGARKADAG; encoded by the coding sequence ATGCAGCTGGCCATGGTCGGACTCGGCAGGATGGGCGCGAACATCGTCCGACGGTTGATGAGAGATGGGCACGATTGCGTCGTCTATGACGTGAACGCGGATGCCGTCGCCGCACTGGTCGCGGAGGGGGCAGTCGGCGCGGACAGCGTGGCCGATCTCGCCGCGAAGCTCGAGCCCACGCGGGTCGTGTGGATGATGGTGCCCGCCTCGCTCACCGGTTCCGTCGCTGAAGAGGTTGCGGCAGTTCTGGACAAGGGCGACATCCTCATCGACGGCGGCAACTCCAACTATCGCGACGACGTGCGCCGGGCGGCCGCATTGCGCGAGCGCGGCATCGAGTACGTCGACGTCGGCACCAGCGGCGGCGTGTTCGGCCTGGAGCGCGGCTACTGCCTCATGGTCGGCGGCAGCGACACCGCCTTCGCTCATATCGAGCCGGTGCTGCGCACGATCGCGCCGGGGGTCGGCGAGATCGAGCGCACGCCCGGTCGCGACGGAGACCTCACTCCGGAGGAGCAGGGCTACCTGCACTGCGGTCCCTCCGGCGCGGGCCACTTCGTGAAGATGGTCCACAACGGCATCGAGTACGGCATCATGGCGTCGATCGCCGAAGGCCTCAACCTGCTCGACAATGCGGATGCCGGAGTGCGCGAAGCCGAGCACTCCGCCGAGATCGCCCCGCTCGAGGAGCCGGAGTTCTACCAGTTCCCCATCGACACCGAAAAGGTGTCCGAGCTGTGGCGGCGCGGATCGGTGATCTCGTCGTGGCTGCTCGACCTCACAGCGGCCGCCCTGCACGAGAACCCCACGCTCAACGGGCTGGCGGGTCGAGTCTCGGACTCCGGCGAGGGCCGCTGGACCGTCAAGGCCGCCGTCGACGTCGGCGTTCCGGTGCCCGTGCTCGCGGCATCGCTCTTCGAGCGCTTCTCATCACGCGACGAGGACCTCTTCGCCAATCAGGTGCTCTCGGCGATGCGACTGCAGTTCGGCGGACACAAGGAACTCCCGGCGGGCGACGTGCTCGAGGCGGGTGCGCGCAAGGCCGACGCCGGCTGA
- a CDS encoding VOC family protein, with translation MALGDYPVRASIGVTHIGRAAAFYEGVLGLVPEGEGPSADIEGGARFYAAGEGTMLNVFETPTAGGTRSTVATWYVDDIDAIVDQLSAAGAEFARYDAFDQDERGIAPRAGGGRIAWVADPDGNTLAIEADI, from the coding sequence ATGGCACTAGGCGACTATCCCGTCAGAGCATCAATCGGAGTCACCCACATCGGACGTGCGGCGGCGTTCTACGAAGGTGTGCTCGGTCTCGTCCCCGAGGGCGAAGGTCCGAGCGCTGATATCGAAGGAGGCGCTCGGTTCTACGCTGCCGGGGAGGGCACGATGCTCAACGTGTTCGAGACGCCGACAGCGGGTGGGACGCGGTCGACTGTCGCGACATGGTACGTCGATGACATCGATGCGATCGTCGACCAGCTCTCGGCAGCGGGCGCGGAGTTCGCTCGCTACGACGCGTTCGATCAGGATGAGCGTGGGATCGCGCCTCGAGCCGGGGGCGGACGCATCGCCTGGGTCGCGGATCCGGACGGCAACACCCTCGCGATCGAGGCGGACATCTGA
- a CDS encoding multicopper oxidase family protein — MVRAPGIRASGKILRSYGAPRPRGRRIAAALAAVAASAVLLTACDSFSTTAVAEHDFVNELAIPPLADSTVEDGVRTFQLTAGQGTTSFLGIGDAETWGFNGAFLGPTLRAERGERVAFEIDNQLPEATSVHWHGMHLPAAMDGGPHQMIEQGETWRSTWTIDQPASTLWYHPHPHGETEKHVYLGLAGMFILDDDASLAADLPSEYGVDDLPLIVQDKEFDNSGRLALNDDGSEPGTLGDTVMVNGTVGAYQEVTTEQVRLRLLNGSTARTYTFEMPDRPMTLISTDGGFLDAPVEMDQVRLAPGERAEVVVSFDAGETVRLHSSKTDLGGIVVPATSGGNDEFDVLEFRAAATLTPSSEPSWPQAKDAVADELHEDEASVTRDFVLNTREINGEQMDMNRIDEVVHVGATEVWEVRSTQPIPHSFHIHDVQFRVLSIDGREPPPELAGPKDTIYLNPNLTYRLLVRFEDYADPTMPYMYHCHMLLHEDEGMMGQFVVIESGDEDRVGVPEHSGHDEDTDDAATGGHAGH; from the coding sequence GTGGTTAGGGCCCCGGGAATCCGGGCATCCGGGAAAATCCTCCGGAGTTATGGAGCACCACGACCGCGCGGCAGGCGCATCGCCGCCGCGCTCGCCGCAGTCGCAGCATCCGCCGTACTCCTCACCGCATGCGACTCGTTCTCCACCACCGCTGTCGCCGAGCACGACTTCGTGAACGAGCTCGCCATCCCGCCGCTCGCCGATTCCACCGTCGAGGACGGCGTGCGCACGTTCCAGCTGACGGCGGGGCAGGGCACAACCAGCTTCCTCGGCATCGGGGATGCGGAGACCTGGGGCTTCAACGGCGCCTTCCTCGGCCCGACACTCCGCGCCGAGCGCGGTGAGCGGGTCGCTTTCGAGATCGACAACCAGCTGCCGGAGGCCACCAGTGTGCACTGGCACGGGATGCATCTGCCGGCTGCGATGGACGGTGGTCCGCACCAGATGATCGAGCAGGGTGAGACGTGGCGGTCGACGTGGACGATCGATCAGCCCGCGTCGACGCTCTGGTATCACCCGCATCCGCATGGGGAGACGGAGAAGCACGTGTATCTCGGTCTGGCCGGGATGTTCATCCTCGACGACGATGCGAGCCTCGCCGCAGATCTGCCGAGTGAGTACGGCGTGGACGATCTGCCGCTCATCGTGCAGGACAAGGAGTTCGACAATTCTGGCCGACTCGCGCTGAACGACGACGGTTCGGAGCCGGGGACGCTGGGCGACACGGTCATGGTGAACGGCACGGTCGGCGCGTACCAGGAGGTGACGACCGAGCAGGTGCGTCTGCGGCTGCTGAACGGTTCGACCGCCCGGACGTACACGTTCGAGATGCCGGATCGGCCCATGACTCTTATCTCGACCGACGGCGGTTTCCTCGATGCTCCGGTCGAGATGGATCAGGTGCGACTCGCTCCTGGCGAGCGTGCCGAAGTCGTCGTATCGTTCGACGCCGGCGAGACCGTGCGCCTGCACTCGTCGAAGACCGACCTCGGCGGCATCGTCGTGCCTGCGACGTCGGGCGGAAACGACGAGTTCGATGTGCTGGAGTTCCGGGCGGCAGCAACGTTGACGCCGTCCTCCGAGCCGTCATGGCCGCAGGCGAAGGATGCTGTCGCCGATGAGCTGCATGAGGACGAAGCATCCGTCACTCGGGACTTCGTACTGAACACCCGTGAGATCAACGGTGAGCAGATGGACATGAACCGGATCGATGAGGTCGTCCACGTCGGCGCCACCGAGGTGTGGGAGGTGCGCAGCACCCAGCCGATTCCGCACAGCTTCCACATCCACGATGTGCAGTTCCGGGTGCTGAGCATCGACGGACGGGAGCCGCCGCCCGAGCTGGCCGGGCCCAAGGACACGATCTACCTCAACCCGAACCTGACCTACCGGCTGCTGGTGCGCTTCGAGGACTACGCCGATCCGACCATGCCGTACATGTACCACTGCCACATGCTGCTGCACGAGGACGAGGGCATGATGGGGCAGTTCGTCGTGATCGAGTCAGGGGATGAGGACAGGGTCGGGGTGCCGGAGCATTCGGGGCACGACGAGGACACCGATGATGCTGCGACCGGAGGCCACGCGGGGCACTGA
- a CDS encoding AGE family epimerase/isomerase — MPESATSWRRHLETVVLPWWEQAVRPHGGVFTCYSNDGTRISDDLYTWSQGRWAWLAAELAEEARAGRLSVDAELWQQRAVDSAALIADHALLGDGTVAFRLSSDGTPLPSGPDGELATSVFADLFAALGLAGGLRALPVDDSRRSHWTGAATQLLLTAELSSVERTALSEPYPVPEGYADLAAPMSLVHTASELLRAVPDSAPARAVRDRAWTRLHGENGFLREDWWWEFRPDDQTEQTLLSRHRTPGHLLELTWMLVHSAEEASARGDIGAEQLPGTRGLARLARRAVAIGEDNEQGGLFRYVDASGRRPEGPHAEALSRYEQLVTDTWDTKLWWVHAEAMYATALLAQRTGDAHLAAVAQLISDYTLSTFPDPDGAEWLQIRNRAGVPLDQVVALPVKDPFHIARSLLLLNRLTATLSQEI; from the coding sequence GTGCCTGAATCGGCGACGTCATGGCGCAGACACCTTGAGACGGTGGTGTTGCCGTGGTGGGAGCAGGCTGTTCGACCGCACGGTGGCGTGTTCACTTGCTACAGCAATGACGGGACGCGCATCAGTGACGACCTCTACACCTGGTCGCAGGGACGTTGGGCGTGGCTCGCGGCCGAACTCGCCGAAGAGGCGCGCGCCGGTCGGCTGTCCGTCGACGCCGAGCTCTGGCAGCAGCGTGCCGTCGACTCCGCGGCGCTGATCGCGGATCACGCTCTGCTGGGCGACGGCACCGTCGCGTTCCGCTTGTCGTCCGACGGGACGCCCTTGCCGAGCGGCCCGGATGGAGAACTCGCGACGAGCGTGTTCGCCGATCTGTTCGCCGCTCTGGGATTGGCGGGCGGCCTCCGGGCACTCCCGGTGGACGACTCGCGACGTTCGCACTGGACGGGTGCTGCGACCCAGCTGCTGCTCACGGCAGAGCTGAGCAGTGTTGAGCGTACGGCGCTCAGCGAGCCGTATCCGGTACCCGAGGGGTACGCCGATCTCGCCGCACCGATGAGTCTCGTGCATACGGCATCCGAGTTGCTGCGCGCGGTGCCCGACAGTGCACCCGCTCGCGCGGTACGCGACCGCGCCTGGACGCGGCTGCACGGCGAGAACGGCTTTCTGCGCGAAGACTGGTGGTGGGAGTTTCGCCCCGATGATCAGACAGAGCAGACCCTGCTCTCTCGGCACCGTACACCGGGACATCTGCTGGAGCTGACGTGGATGCTGGTGCATTCCGCCGAGGAAGCATCCGCTCGAGGTGATATCGGCGCGGAACAGCTACCTGGTACGCGCGGCCTCGCCCGACTCGCGCGGCGTGCAGTCGCGATCGGCGAAGACAACGAACAGGGCGGACTGTTCCGCTACGTCGACGCCTCCGGACGGAGGCCTGAGGGGCCGCATGCCGAAGCCTTGTCACGTTACGAGCAACTCGTCACCGACACGTGGGACACGAAGCTCTGGTGGGTGCACGCCGAGGCCATGTACGCGACGGCGCTGCTCGCCCAGCGCACTGGCGATGCTCATCTCGCCGCGGTCGCCCAGCTCATCTCCGACTACACGTTGTCGACGTTCCCCGATCCTGATGGCGCGGAGTGGCTGCAGATCCGCAACCGCGCGGGCGTGCCGCTCGATCAGGTCGTGGCCCTCCCCGTCAAGGATCCGTTCCATATCGCCCGCAGCCTGCTGCTGCTCAATCGGCTTACCGCCACACTTTCCCAGGAGATCTGA